Genomic window (Kwoniella botswanensis chromosome 1, complete sequence):
TGTTCGATACGAGTGTGGTGGAAGTTGCTCAAGAGGATTTGCAAGGGTTCATAGAGAGTTTGCATCTCAGATCGGGATAAGGTTGATTTTGCATGCTAGCATGATATACTGTACTAGATACCTGCTTGAAAGCATATATTGCATGATTCTATATTCGTCAATGTAATTCTATAATCACGTATCATTTGAAATCGACCGGTCCAATTCAAACATACAAAATCCGAACGCTCATCCAGAGAACTTTAGCAACCGAGACAATCTATAATTTATGAGAAAATTGCACATCTATACGAACTGATCTGGAAAGCAACAACCGTGGAAAGATAATATCGACTTGTCCTTCCTATTCTAatctttcttcgtttctTTTCCACCCTTATACAACTGGTTGATCCACCCAATTCAAACAAGTCAATTCCCTTCTACCATTCCCTCCAATCCTACCATATCTCTGCGTAATAGTCGACGCAACGTCATCCAGCCCACTCACGATCTCATCTAATACCTTCCGCTTTTCCCTCTGGTAATCCatatacctctcttcctGATCCATCTCCTCGAATCCGATGGGCGGAGGTAACACATCTACGACATCCCATTTGAGTGGTAAAGGGGAATTGTAAGTTTCATATAATGCTTGAGAGGTTCTTAGTCCCATTAAAATACTTTGGACTCTTGTGGAGATCAGTTTGTTTCGATTTTCGATTGATTCCAATGTCGCTGGATTAGGTTCGTTGGAATTTGGAGGGGCATTGAGGATCGTTTCATTTACCGTTACTaactgttcttcttcatcttcttcattcagTGTCTCGGCTGAGGAGCTAGAAGGAGTACTAGTAGTAGTATGTACCATCCTCACGCCTACTCCAGGCGAGGGCAACACACCCATCCACTTGTCGCCTTTCAACTCAACCATCTCCAACCCTTCAGCGCAAGTCCACGATTGTAAGGAGATACTCATCCCACTCATCGTATCTGCCCATTTcccctcattcccatccccttctccttctccttctacaTTTTCGTCCGAATTGAAACTCAGTGTCGAATAATCCACAACAACTTTCCTGGGTCGTATGAGGGTAGGAAGATGTTGAGACCAGAAAGAAACTAATATCCTAGGTGCACCAGATCTACTCAACTTCTCTCTGAGGTTCTCAAGGGATTTCggagtgaaagtgagaagGGGAGTTTGAAGTGGTTGAGGAAGTTTTGACGCAATTTTGAAACTCGTTCTTGAAGGATAAACATCCAATGTCAAAGATTCACAAAGTGATAAACATTGTATTTTTCTGCTCCAGTTCGAACTATCTTCCAACGAGtttgatctagatctagatTTACCTTTGAGTAAAACGGTGTTGACTATCTTCCTTTTTTTCTTATCGTTCTCTTCTCGTTTGGTCAGAGGAATAGTCAAAAATGACTGTAACTGTTCATCCGAAGTGATATGAACGTGTTTGTAAATGAGTGGAATGATGAGTGAATAATAGTCTTTGGATAATCTAGCGAGGGTTGAAAGCGTACTgaatgatgaggttgagagaagGTTTTGGAGGAGGATGTGTAGGAGATCGTATGGGAGAGGAAGGGTAGAGCGGGTGAATCTGGATAAGAAGATAAGAGGTATGACCGATCAGTAAATTATACTCGAGTAGGGGGCACATGTATGTCTATGGAGTGGATGCAAAGACCAAGAAAACTCACTTGTATTCCTTTTGGATCGACATGTCTGCTGTACAAGTTCGTTTCGCTGCAGTCTTTCTtagattttgatttttggtGATTATATAGTCCAGAGATGTAGCTATCGAGtgatgattccgatgatcAACGATAGGTTGTATATACCGTCCTGACAGTGAAAGTGTCGAAGGGATATCTATATATGCTGTTCGATTCGTGTATTTATCTATTCTATCGTAAGATGCTATTACCACTCGTCATGAAGGAAAGACGTAGTTGATACGGAAGACGTAGTTGAAAAAGATTGGTTGGGTACGGTATGACGCAAAAAAGTCGTGTATTTCCGTTTCTTCCTTTTTATTTATAGATAATCTACGAGTAGGCTAAAAAGATTCAATTGAATAGAGATGATGTAGGATATGTCATGGGCATCCAGATATTCATGTATCTTATAAATTGCTTTACTTGATAACGCCAAGGAATGAATGCTTTCATCCCCCAATCCTTTTTTTGATCTCTACCCACTTATCGGTCTATTCGTTCCGATGAGACCACATAACTTAAAAGacgatacgatatgataacAGCCGAATTACAATTGCATTTCAGACGATTACGATTACCCTGAATCTGGGTGATAACGAGATAATGAGGAGTAATGGCGTGAGAACGGAGAACGGGCAACGGTAGAGCTGTTTTGAGTCCACTGCACTGTCACTCTTGACTTGCATTTTATTCAATTCCGAGCGTGACACCGGTCCGTgagtggagaagagataaaTCCGAAAGAGTGCAAAGTACAAGAATCATGCCGAGATCTCAAATCGATTTACTTTAATCCCATACAGCACAATGTTATATATAGCGATATCCACCTTGCTCAAATCGCAATCAATGCACAGCCTGGAAGTCAAGTCCATGCATCCCGCTCGTACCAACATAAATCACGTATACGAAAACCAAAACCAGAACCTAATAAGCAGACAAAGTCAAGCAAGGCAAGGTAATACATGTGATTAATGCCTTTTCTTTTTTGCATTACGATAGTATCATTTTTCAGATCGACTAAGCTTCTTGTAAAGCTTCAGCTTCCTTGAGCTCTTCTAAAGCCGAATCAACTTTTTTCACTTCTGGGTCATTGCCATCTTCGTTTGTGGGAAGCTACGTAAGAGATGAAAAAGAGTCAATGGATCATGCAAGCATACATGTGTGTCGGATCACAATGAATTATTACTCACCTgttcaccctcatcctctacaATCTCAGTACCAGTAGCTTCACCAGCAACAGCGACAGCTACATACAGATGTATCAGCTCAGTAAATTCGGAATGAACATAATTGCATGGGAGCTGATCGTATGACTaatgatcactcactgtGTAAAGGTTCTTTCGAACCGCCTTTTTCAACGGGAATTTCATCACCTGAAGTagcagctttctcttcttcgtcgtcatcgttGAGAACACCggcattcttcttctgtaaTTTAGCTACTAATTTCTCTACTCTCTCAATTTCAGCCTGTACGTAAATAAAAAAAACGGTTACAAGTCAGCCTGAATCGGTATGACAGATAAATCAAACAACGCATTCGAATTGCAGTCATGTGGTAAGCAGACATCACCGCTCACCTTAGTCTTAGCAGCAGAGTTAGCTTCGAACCAAGCCTTCTTAGTCTCCAGATCATCTACAGTCCTTTGTACATCATCTTTACCAGATGGAGGGGGGATACCCAAACTCAACAGCGCACTGAGTAAACTCATAGGGAGGTTCACTGCACCAGCACCGGAAGTAGGAGTGGAAGTGCCTTCAGAAGCAGGAGTGGCAGTACCGGATTTTTTACTGTTGTTACCAcctttcttgttcttcttggattTTCCTCCACCACCGAAAAATCCACctaattcctcttcatcacctttcttcttcaatgtCATTCCTTTGAAAGCATCTTCCGAATCTACCTTTCGAATTTCCAACGCTTTGACTCCTTCTAATACTTTCTCTTCGCTGGTGTTAGATCCAGCATGAGTAGAAGGTACTTCCCCGGAGCCGTATTTTCCTTTGAACCAACCGATCAATACTTGACAATCGTCAATCTCAGATGTGAATGCCGGtgctttggcttcttcccTCAATCGAGCAATCTCCTCGTTTCGCCTAGCAGcatcttctttggctttctcagctttgaATCGTTCTTGACGGGCTTGTCGATCAGCTTGGACTTTGGCGTAGTACCTGTGTCATACGGGAGTGAGTGGATTTCAGACGAAAGAGACAGACGGTCTGGGATAACTTACTTATCGTTAGCTTCTCGGTGAGCTTGCGCAGATTGACGCTTCTTTTCGTACAGCTCATCCTGTAAATGAAGGATATCAGCAACCGCACTGTATCTATCTCATGTTCACACTCCGCAgatcgaggaagatggaatcgAGAATCATGTGAAATAATGGGATCTCTATAGTTAAACTATCCCTCATGTCTGCCTATTCATATCCAGTATCACCCCAACTCAATTCCGCTCATAATTTGAATCACTACAATCACCCATCTGCTCATTCACCCGACACACCGAACAGCATCCTGACAGATGAAAGATagtccaactcaccatatcctTACTCAACTTATTCCTCTCATCAAACAATTTCCCCCTCTCCTCATAAGCCTTATCTCCCTCAGCTCTAAGGGAATCCATCTCCTTTTTGAGCGCATCGAATCgttcattcaccttcttggcTTCAGGATCATCCAATTGTTTTTTCAATTTGTCAATCTTGGCTTTATCAGCTGCGATGGCATCGTCGACTGACCCAGTGGATTCTAACACTTTTCGTGATCTTCTCAAAGAGGTTATTTCAGCGAGGGCTTTTTTCTCATCTACTAATTTGAGTGAACCAGATTCAATTTGTTTTTCAAGGGAGCTATATCGGGTGGGTAAAATTAGCATCTACCATGGTAAGTTCTGTATTTTAAGTTGAAAAGTTCTCGATGACTCACGCAATCCTATCATCAATCTCCCCTGTAGTCCTATAACTAACTTTACCTTTCTGACCTTGaacctctttgatcttcttagCTAGGGATTCTTGGtatttcttcatctcgtcgaATAACTTATTTCTATCACCTTTGAATTTAGCTTGTTCGGATCTCAAGGAATCCATCTCTGCTTTGATCTCTGATCGACGATCACCACCTTGAGGAGCTTGGGTGAGCGAGATTCGAGATCGAATAGCATCCTGGATGAACCGAAACGCAGGTAAAGgtaccattcatcattcagctGATACCTTATGCTATTCTGAGTAGGGGTACTTACAAGTTTCGTCTTGACCTCTGCGATCTGCTTGTTCAACTCCTCCTGCTCTGCATTGTATTTACTTTGATCAGGTTTGGACAGATGTCCAGCAGTGGAAGTAGTGGATTTACCGCCGGTTGGTTTGGCTGGAGCTGCGGCTGGAGCTGAAGAACCGTTGGTCTTGGCTGCTGTAGGTTTCAGAGAAGAAGTGGGAGGAGGCATTTTGAGTATGAGTAGAGGGGAAGGACCAGACGGAGATTGTATGAGGGGTATACGATGTTAGAGAATTAGAGGGCAAAGTCAGATGTGGATCAACAAAGCTTtgcgatgagatggtatttgCTGGAAAGTGGTTGTCAGACTCAGATTTAGATGTCAGGAGCTATCGAGTTACACGTGAGTTCAAGTCAAAGTGGTTCCGTATTTTCAGGGCATGCAACATACAACGTATAACGTGGCACTTTGGCACATCATCACAGCGTGCAATCAGATCATCGGGGTGACATCTCGTTGTGAATATGGACATGTATGCATACAGGGCTTGGGTAGTGACGGAGGACTGTTAGGATGTTAGTGAAATACAAAAATACAACAAGTAAGAACCACAGAACAAGGGGAAACAATGAGTGTACAAAGGGACAAAGGCTGATGATTGCCACTCCCCCCCTTGGTTGCAGAATGACAACAGTACGATGCATAGTTATATATAACATGCATGAATACATAAATGTGGGGAGTAAACTCGACCCGTTATAATTGAAAAGTGATGAGCGAAACGAAGTATAAAAAAATGATATAACGGAATGATAGAGATCAAGATTTGATTGATGTATCACGCGTTAAGAGATGATAATGTAATGTACCCCACAAGACTGCATTaatctcttcctccccaGCTATCACTCAGCAGCCTGAGTGATGAGTTTATGATCGTTCACCTCGGAGTCTTCGGGCGAGTTGAAGATCCTTAGGTTGGATGGTAACTCTCTTAGCGTGGATGGCAGCAAGGTTGGTGTCCTCGAACTATATTgaccatatcagcttctgttTCCTgcaagggagaaagaaagcTAGGATCACTCACGAGAGAGACGAGGTAAGCTTCAGAGGCTTCTTGAAGAGCGAGAACGGCGGAAGATTGGAATCGCAAGTCAGTCTTGAAGTCTTGAGCGATTTCTCTGACTAATCGCTGGAAAGGGAGTTTTCGGATAAGGAGCTCAGTGGATTTTTCTATAATCCAGATCAGATCcatgatcagctttgttcAGCACATGAGCTTCGGGAAGCTGACTCACGGTATCGTCTGATTTCTCTAAGAGCGACAGTACCAGGTCTGTATCTGTGAGGCTTCTTGACACCACCTGAGGTAACGGCTCCTTGGGTCTTGGAAGTGGATTTTCGAGCAGCCTTGGTAGCGACTAATTTAAACCAAGATGAATCAGTATGGTAATTGAGGTCGGTggcgaaagaaggaaaagaggtaGACTCGGAAACTCACGTTGCTTTCTTGGGGCTTTACCACCGGTGGATTTTCGAGCGGTTTGCTTGGTTCGGGCCATTGTGATTGATTGTTGGGTTGATTGGTTGGTAGATGAGTTTGAAATTTAGTTGACTGATTGGTCTAGTAGGTTAATTGTTGAGCGTGTGAGTGGATgaggaaaaagaagaaaggtaaatcgATCACAGAGAggggtttatatatctttccTTGGACGGAGGTTGaggaccacctccacttccaATGATCAGATCCAAAACACAAAAACAAACGCGGCGATCAATGCGTTGATTTCACTTATTCCCGCGGCgatatcatctgatcataGGTGATATCACGTGATTTACGTGAGCTTGGCTGAACGGGATTTTGAGGCGGTTGGAGGATCAACTTGCAAGGTGCAACATGATCTCATAACAACCTGGGGTTTCAAAGTCACCCAAGGAGATGTGACGTTTTTGTGCAAAGCTCATCTGCGGTCACAGTCACAAGTGATTCTACATCtgacatgtcagcttgtATTGTGTGGTCATGCTACATTGAGATCATAGGTATGACATCGACATGCTGAATGGATTCTGATCATTTCGACTTATTCCCGGGATGGCGGactcttcatctccattgacGATCAGCTGTATTCTCACCCAATCCACTATATTTCACGAGGTCGCTCGGGCTTGTGCATCTTCCGTCCATCAGTCGTCGAGTTCTTCATACACTCGTTGAGAAGACCTCACAGAAGGAAGTCAGATCGATTAGGCGTACAATCTGCAATTATGGTCTCTCGCGCTTGCCTAACCAATACCATTTGTCAAAACGTGAAAATACTTCCGttcgtcttcttcactcGTCGGTCTGCAACCAGTCAGAGTAAAGGTTATCCAAACCATCTCAGAGTCATCGTCTTAAGCATCTAAAATAGCATAGGATAGTataccatcgtcatcatgaGCACTCCAGCAACCTCCTATTCGGCAGCACACCGGTATGCTTGATTTTCAACTGGATTTGAAATCTTAAGAACGGAGCTTGTACTGACGAATACCTTCCCTTCTGCTTCTTGTCCACCTCGTGGTCTTCGATCGAAAACCGATTTCATCCAATAAAGACAATACGTCAAATCGTTATACAAGCGATATCTGGTCAACTCGCTGAATTGGTATATCCGAAGGGACCTCTGGAGGGAGAGAGCTATTGAGATTAGGGCAGAGTTTGAGAGAAATAGGTGGGTTGCATCATTCGCTCTGTGAAGAGAAAAACAGCGTTATTGAGGAGAGAATGGAAAGCTGGGGATGAAGGGGAATATTCCTCAATGACGAAGACAGACAatatatagatgaagatgattagATCGGCTTCAATGGTCAACCTCGGAAGCAAGAGAGGAATACTTTTTGAGattaagaagaagagcaaaaGGAGCGTTCAGTTTGAACCCAGATATTGTTGATGTAATCATCACGATGGTGTCCTGTTCAATGATCAAAAGAAACCTACGGAGTGTAGAAAGAGTATAGAAAACACTGAGAATAGAATGGGATCGTACATGTCTACAAGGATGGACTGACATTCGTCTCTTTCATCATAGGAACATCACCGACCCCCGTGCACTTGCCTTGGTACTCGAACAAGCGGAAGAGCGATTAGCCAAAGAAATCCACCCTGATCCATATCGACGTGAGCTAGTTTCTTCTTGAGATATTCAATATATGGAAgatatatagctgacatattCGTTCCTCTGAATATAGCACCTCTCTTCCCTGATGGTACAAAATGGTAAGCTGAATTGTCTGATGAGCTTCATTCTTGTGCAATAGCTGACAATATCCGCCTTCTTCTCTGTGCTTGTAGGGAACGTAACCTCCCTGTAAGTATACATCTCTATGGATCGTGCTCGAGTGCGTACTCACCATTGGCAAATATGCTCCGTCCCCTAGCCTCGTATGTTCTCCGCCAAAGAGAAAGCCGATGCTCTTGCTGCTTCACACTAGATGTCATGATTGGACTAGAGAGAGGAGGGATCGTATATGGATCATATAGTTTGATGACGGTCATGTAACACCTTACATACTATGCATAGCATGGTCAGCAATCCAGATATTCAGACAATGAGTGGGTGGATGTGGGGTACAGTGTGAGGCGGATGAGTCCGTGCTAGTGCTTGTGGAACCGGTTGAACCGGATGAATCAGACCCATCGACAGACCGCTGCACGTCATTCTGATTTCTGCCGTTATCAACATTCACAACTGCGTTACAAACATAGACATCAGGTATATCGGGTTCCTACGAATCATTGGCCAACTAACAGATTCATTGAGTATGGCAGAGAAGCCCCTGAAGATTCCTATCCTCCTCGACCCTCATCTCCCAACTTCGCCATCCTCCCTTCCCATCTCACCCACTCACATCGCATCATGGCTCACACCCTCATCAACCGAAGCAGGTCCTTCACGCCGCACCGCCCTCGCATGTCAAGATAACACTATATGGGTACATACCACCTCGTCTCTCCTAGATAGGCAGGAAGTGGTTTCACCCGATATAGCAATACCGTCCATAACTACCCAAGCggcatcttcaccctcttcacccCGACGACATCGACCCACTCAGCAACGCAACTTATCATACTCTGGTAGACCTCGGAATAGCTCTTCAGCATCAAGTATAACAGGTAAACGACGTACATCAGCATTCTCCCCTCCTCCGTCAGCACTTCAATTACCCACTACCACGCTTTCCTCTGTATCTGCTTCGGTCGCTGGGCCAGATCAACATACTCATCGAGGAAGTATATCCGACCGACATGAGTTGAGAGAAAGTTTGGAAAAgcagaaagaaaggaaagatgaCAGTTCTTCTATCATAGGATTGGGTATAGGTGGAATAGGACGAAGAGGCCTAGTAGGACTACATAGCAAGGAAGATCGGACCAATGACAATAATGATGAGGGTAGATCAGGTGCAACAAGTCCGAAATCATTCGTATCTTCAACATCGACCGAGACAACTTCGAACACCAATAGATTTGGATTCTTTGGACGGAACAGTGTATCGACTGAACttgaacatgatgatgagtctGTGCTAGGAGGAGAGGATAAAGAGGGAATGAAAGAGATTCAAGTTGATTtagagatggagaaagaaacgagagaagataagaaatcgTCTCAGGACCGAAAATTGATAGAGGATCTTATTAGTGAACGAAGTCCTACGATATCGACTACTTTACCCCCACCTAtagggaggaagaagagtgggaaagggaaagaagagtttGTGAGGAGGATCATACTGAGGGAAGTAGGACGAGGGAAGATAGTGCAGATGAAGGTGTACGAAGAGGTCGATTCGTTGGTTGTGTTAAGAGATGAGGGGTGAGCTGTCCTTTCCTTCGCCGCTCGTTGTGGGATGAAACAGCTGATCAAGGTGGTTTTCAGGTCCTTGGATATATTTTCGTTGGCGACATTGCACCAAACAACAAGTATCAACCTCGAATCGCCAGAGGAAGCCAAATCGTCAGGTAGTAAACAGGCCTTGAAAGTGCCCTTGTTCTGGGATTGGAAGCATATCCATCTGGCGAAGAAAGACAATGTAAGATCAGCTGTTCTTTCAGCGTATGGACTAAGCTGACCATTCGTCCTTTTAGACCATCATGTTCGTCGTTCAT
Coding sequences:
- a CDS encoding histone H3, coding for MARTKQTARKSTGGKAPRKQLATKAARKSTSKTQGAVTSGGVKKPHRYRPGTVALREIRRYQKSTELLIRKLPFQRLVREIAQDFKTDLRFQSSAVLALQEASEAYLVSLFEDTNLAAIHAKRVTIQPKDLQLARRLRGERS